Proteins encoded by one window of Engraulis encrasicolus isolate BLACKSEA-1 chromosome 21, IST_EnEncr_1.0, whole genome shotgun sequence:
- the LOC134437213 gene encoding zinc finger protein OZF-like — MTMKEIKEEDFDYFLQEFSRRPREDDSTSKEEMSPAIKMEEESNVTGNSHDGMTSIRKVSESYKLVTIKKEIKEEDVDDFLQEYLWQPGQDDSTSRTTCEEEISPAMDIKEEEEFNFTGNSHDGMTCISKESESSQLVTYKKEIKREDFEDSSQRAQENDETKPSFYEEENCLSVDIEEELDPNLINNGNNGMSPTSSPAVNMRAGTTLQCTTCGKVFTHARFLRRHQRLHTGDKTCETCGKYFAKKENLKVHLKIHTGEKPFPCTACGKTFIQKGHLQKHLVIHTGEKPFLCTTCGTSCATKDILQVHLKIHTGEKPFPCTTCGKTFLRKGDLNKHLVIHTGEKPFPCTTCGKSFREGGTLRRHQMIHTDEKPYLCTTCGKAFRVAGDLRRHERTHTGEKPYQCTTCGKAFTQASSLRTHQRSHTGEKSMYH; from the exons ATGACCATGAAGGAGATTAAAGAAGAAGACTTTGATTATTTTCTCCAAGAGTTTTCAAGGCGACCTCGAGAGGATGATTCAACCAGCAAAGAAGAAATGAGTCCTGCAATAAAAATGGAAGAGGAGTCCAATGTTACAGGAAACAGTCATGATGGTATGACATCTATCAGGAAGGTGTCAGAATCATACAAGCTTGTTACAATAAAGAAGGAAATCAAAGAAGAAGACGTTGATGATTTTCTCCAAGAATATTTGTGGCAACCAGGGCAGGATGATTCAACCAGCAGAACAACCTGTGAAGAAGAAATCAGCCCTGCAATGGATattaaagaggaagaggagttcaATTTTACAGGAAACAGTCATGATGGTATGACGTGTATCAGCAAGGAGTCAGAATCATCCCAACTGGTCACATACAAGAAGGAAATCAAAAGAGAGGACTTTGAAGACTCATCGCAGAGAGCACAAGAGAATGATGAAACAAAACCGTCTTTCTATGAGGAAGAAAATTGTTTATCCGTGGATATTGAAGAGGAACTTGACCCTAACCTAATCAACAATGGCAACAATGGCATGTCTCCTACAA gtTCCCCTGCGGTCAACATGCGTGCTGGGACGACACTTCAGTGCACCACATGTGGAAAGGTGTTTACACATGCAAGATTTCTAAGGAGACACCAGAGGCTTCATACTGGTGACAAGACTTGCGAAACATGTGGAAAATATTTTGCAAAGAAAGAAAATCTTAAAGTACATCTGAAaattcatactggagaaaagcctttccCATGTACAGCATGTGGAAAGACTTTTATACAAAAAGGTCATCTTCAGAAACACCTTGTgattcatactggagaaaagccttttcTTTGTACAACATGTGGAACATCTTGTGCAACAAAAGATATTCTTCAGGTACACCTGAAGATTCATACCGGTGAAAAGCCTTTCCCATGTACAACATGTGGAAAGACTTTTCTACGAAAAGGTGATCTTAATAAACACCTGGTgattcatactggagaaaagccttttcCTTGTACAACATGTGGAAAGTCCTTCAGAGAAGGAGGCACTTTAAGGAGACATCAGATGATTCACACTGATGAAAAGCCTTACCTATGTACCACATGTGGGAAAGCTTTTAGAGTGGCAGGTGATTTAAGGAGACACGAGAGGACAcacactggtgaaaagccttaccAATGTACAACATGTGGAAAAGCCTTTACACAGGCAAGTTCTTTAAGGACTCACCAGAGGAGCCACACTGGAGAAAAGTCAATGTATCACTGA
- the LOC134437216 gene encoding zinc finger protein 184-like — MTMKEIKEEDFDDFLQEYSRQTQEDDSTSKEEVNPAIKMEEKSNVTGISHDGMKFTSKVSESSQLVTIKKEIKEEDVDFLQEYLWQPRQDDSTSTTTCKEEIIPAMDIKEEEESNVTGNSHDGMNFTSKESESSQLVTYKKEIKREDFEDSSQRTQENDETKSSFFMEENSSSMDIREEIHHNLIDNGNNGMSPTSAPAVNMHTGRTLLCTTCGKMFSYAGHLRRHQRLHTHTGEKSYPCKTCGKGFTTKDTLQAHLRIHTGEKSFPCTTCGKAFVQKSYLQNHLMIHTGEKPFQCITCGKSFREGSTLRRHQMIHTGQKPFPCITCGKAFRDTSNLITHQRTHTGEKPYVCATCGKAFTQASHLKIHQSTHTGERSMCH; from the exons ATGACCATGAAGGAAATTAAAGAGGAAGACTTTGATGATTTTCTCCAAGAGTATTCAAGGCAAACCCAAGAGGATGATTCAACCAGCAAAGAAGAGGTGAATCCTGCAATAAAAATGGAAGAGAAGTCCAATGTTACAGGAATCAGTCATGATGGTATGAAGTTTACCAGCAAGGTGTCAGAATCATCCCAACTGGTTACAATAAAGAAGGAGATCAAAGAAGAAGACGTTGATTTTCTTCAAGAGTATTTATGGCAACCACGACAGGATGATTCAACAAGCACAACAACCTGCAAAGAAGAAATCATCCCTGCAATGGAcattaaagaggaagaggaatccaatgttacaggaaacagtcatgatggaatgaattttaccagcaagGAGTCAGAATCATCCCAACTGGTCACATACAAGAAGGAGATCAAAAGAGAGGACTTTGAAGACTCCTCGCAGAGAACGCAAGAGAATGATGAAACAAAGTCATCTTTCTTTATGGAAGAAAATTCTTCATCCATGGATATTCGAGAGGAAATTCACCATAATCTGATCGATAATGGCAACAATGGCATGTCCCCAACAA GTGCCCCTGCGGTCAACATGCATACTGGGAGGACACTTTTGTGCACCACATGTGGAAAGATGTTTAGTTATGCAGGACATTTAAGGAGACACCAGAGGCTTCATACTCATACTGGTGAAAAGAGTTACCCTTGTAAAACATGTGGGAAAGGTTTTACAACAAAAGATACTCTTCAGGCACACCTGAGgattcatactggagaaaagtCTTTCCCATGTACAACATGTGGAAAGGCTTTCGTACAAAAAAGTTATCTCCAAAACCACCTGATGATtcacactggtgaaaagcctttCCAATGTATAACATGTGGAAAATCCTTCAGAGAAGGAAGCACTTTAAGGAGACACCAGATGATTCATACAGGTCAAAAGCCATTTCCATGTATCACATGTGGAAAAGCTTTTAGAGACACAAGTAATTTAATAACACATCAGAGGACtcacactggtgaaaagccttacgtatgtgccacatgtggaaaggcctttacaCAGGCAAGTCATTTAAAGATTCACCAGAGTACCCACACTGGTGAAAGATCAATGTGCCACTGA
- the LOC134437432 gene encoding gastrula zinc finger protein XlCGF7.1-like, producing the protein MSDVQPLKVLRYGAPAVNTHAGRTLQCTTCGKVFKQAGYLRRHQRVHTGQKTYPCETCGKSFKKKENLKVHLKIHTGEKPFPCTTCGKTFLRKGELQNHLMIHTGEKPFPCTTCGKSCATKYILQVHLKIHTGEKPFPCTTCGKTFLRKGDLQKHLVIHTAEIVEKPFQCTTCGKTFLRKGDLHKHLLIHTAEKPFPCTTCGKSFREGGNLRKHQMIHTDEKPYLCTTCGKAFREAGDLRRHERTHTGEKPYQCTTCGKAFIQESSLRTHQRSHTVEKSMYH; encoded by the exons atgtccgacgtgcagccacttaaggtGCTGCGGTacg GTGCCCCTGCGGTCAACACGCATGCTGGGAGGACACTTCAGTGCACCACGTGTGGAAAGGTGTTTAAGCAAGCAGGATATCTAAGGAGACACCAGAGGGTTCATACTGGTCAAAAGACTTACCCTTGTGAAACATGTGGaaaatctttcaaaaaaaaagaaaatcttaaaGTACATCTGAAgattcatactggagaaaagcctttccCATGTACAACATGTGGAAAGACTTTTCTACGAAAAGGTGAACTTCAGAATCACCTGATgattcatactggagaaaagccttttcCTTGTACAACATGTGGAAAATCTTGTGCAACAAAATATATTCTTCAGGTACACCTAAAGATTCATACCGGAGAAAAGCCTTTCCCATGTACAACATGTGGAAAGACTTTTCTACGAAAAGGTGATCTTCAGAAACACCTGGTGATTCATACTGCAGAAATTGTAGAAAAGCCTTTCCAATGTACAACATGTGGAAAGACTTTTCTACGAAAAGGTGATCTTCATAAACACCTGTTGATTCATACTGCAGAAAAGCCTTTTCCTTGTACAACATGTGGAAAGTCCTTCAGAGAAGGAGGCAATTTAAGGAAACATCAGATGATTCACACTGATGAAAAGCCGTACCTAtgtaccacatgtggaaaagcTTTTAGAGAGGCAGGTGATTTAAGGAGACACGAGAGGACtcacactggtgaaaagccttaccAATGTACAACATGTGGAAAAGCCTTTATACAGGAAAGTTCTTTAAGGACTCACCAGAGGAGCCACACTGTAGAAAAGTCAATGTACCACTGA